From Calothrix sp. PCC 6303, a single genomic window includes:
- a CDS encoding hydantoinase/oxoprolinase family protein, with protein MLKVFADRGGTFTDVVAVTNNQEIIDRLATYPQRFLIVPLPNKEWIIVHKLLSENPEQYPDAAIQGIRDILGIPKNQPIPTEEIEVVKMGTTVATNALLERKGDRVALLITQGFKDALRIGYQNRPDIFARHIILPTMLYEQVIEVEERYDAHGQELIPVNIQQVRQDLAAAYDQGILSCAIVFMHSDRYHAHEQQVALLAQEIGFTQISVSHQVSPLMKLVSRGDTTVVDAYLTPILRRYVNQVSGQLPGVRLMFMKSDGGLVAAAKFQGKDSILSGPAGGIVGAVQSCKRGGFESIITFDMGGTSTDVAHFHGEYERQLDSEIAGIRMRVPVLAINTIAAGGGSILAFDGSSYRVGPESAGSNPGPACYRRGGKLTVTDANVLLGKIHPQYFPAVFGMDGNLPLDREIVVDKFAELAVNTGNHHTPEQAASGFIAIAVENMANAIKKISLQRGYDVTEYVLCCFGGAGGQVACLLADNLGMKRIFLHPYAGVLSAYGMGLADVRTIREAGVEEVLSQGLVSRLQVLMQGLEEEEGKEFKTQKNTEGSAEVRGGLIGENTLEVMRKVSLKYAGTNSVLGVDFDLNWQQMRDKFEVEHKLRYGFIQLEKAVIVESISVELIQKMDTPEEPFVCRSRSLLELPKPVEIVRMFTADKWHDTPVYQREDLQPGDRIQGTAIIVEKISTIVVEPNWEARLTELNHLVLQRQN; from the coding sequence ATGCTAAAAGTTTTTGCTGACCGTGGTGGTACATTTACAGATGTTGTGGCAGTTACTAATAATCAGGAAATAATTGACAGATTAGCAACATATCCACAACGTTTTTTAATTGTTCCTCTACCAAATAAAGAATGGATAATAGTTCATAAGTTACTTTCTGAAAATCCTGAACAATATCCAGATGCAGCTATTCAAGGAATTCGAGATATATTAGGGATTCCCAAAAATCAACCTATTCCCACAGAAGAAATAGAAGTGGTAAAAATGGGGACAACTGTGGCAACAAATGCACTGTTGGAGAGGAAGGGAGACAGGGTTGCATTATTGATTACCCAAGGGTTTAAAGATGCGTTGCGAATTGGTTATCAAAATCGTCCCGATATTTTTGCCCGTCACATTATTTTGCCAACTATGTTGTATGAGCAAGTAATTGAGGTGGAGGAACGGTATGATGCTCATGGACAAGAACTTATCCCGGTAAATATCCAACAAGTTCGACAGGATTTAGCAGCAGCTTATGACCAAGGAATCCTTAGCTGTGCCATAGTATTTATGCATAGCGATCGCTATCACGCTCACGAGCAACAAGTAGCGTTACTTGCTCAAGAAATTGGATTTACTCAAATATCTGTATCTCACCAAGTTAGTCCCTTAATGAAGTTGGTGAGTCGAGGGGATACAACTGTTGTGGATGCTTACCTAACTCCGATTCTGCGTCGTTATGTGAATCAAGTTAGTGGTCAGCTACCTGGAGTCAGATTGATGTTTATGAAGTCTGATGGGGGTTTAGTTGCAGCAGCCAAATTTCAAGGCAAAGACAGCATTTTGAGTGGTCCTGCGGGGGGAATCGTGGGGGCTGTTCAAAGCTGTAAAAGGGGCGGTTTTGAGTCGATTATCACCTTTGACATGGGGGGAACAAGTACAGATGTTGCCCATTTTCACGGGGAATATGAACGTCAATTAGATTCTGAGATCGCTGGTATTAGGATGCGAGTTCCAGTTTTAGCAATCAATACCATTGCTGCTGGTGGTGGTTCCATTTTAGCCTTTGATGGTTCCAGTTACCGCGTGGGACCCGAATCTGCGGGTTCAAATCCGGGTCCTGCTTGTTACCGACGTGGGGGAAAATTGACGGTAACGGATGCAAATGTGTTGTTGGGGAAAATTCATCCCCAGTATTTCCCTGCTGTGTTTGGGATGGATGGGAATTTACCTTTGGATCGAGAAATTGTAGTTGACAAATTTGCCGAATTAGCAGTTAACACAGGAAATCATCATACACCAGAACAAGCGGCTTCTGGCTTTATAGCGATCGCTGTCGAGAATATGGCTAATGCTATCAAGAAAATTAGCCTGCAACGTGGTTATGATGTCACCGAATATGTGCTTTGTTGTTTTGGTGGTGCAGGTGGGCAAGTTGCTTGTTTGCTTGCGGATAATTTGGGGATGAAGCGGATATTTTTACATCCCTATGCGGGGGTACTTTCAGCTTATGGGATGGGATTAGCGGATGTGAGAACTATTCGGGAAGCAGGGGTGGAGGAGGTTTTAAGTCAGGGGTTGGTGTCACGGTTGCAGGTGTTGATGCAGGGTTTGGAGGAGGAAGAGGGAAAAGAGTTTAAAACGCAGAAAAACACAGAGGGAAGCGCAGAGGTACGCGGAGGTTTGATTGGAGAAAATACACTGGAGGTGATGAGGAAGGTGAGTTTGAAGTATGCGGGAACTAATTCTGTTTTGGGTGTTGATTTTGATTTAAATTGGCAGCAGATGCGAGATAAGTTTGAGGTTGAGCATAAGTTACGTTATGGTTTTATTCAGTTAGAAAAGGCTGTAATTGTAGAGTCTATTTCGGTAGAGTTAATTCAGAAAATGGATACCCCTGAAGAACCTTTTGTTTGTCGGAGTCGTTCTTTGCTGGAATTACCTAAACCTGTAGAAATTGTCAGGATGTTTACTGCGGATAAATGGCATGATACCCCGGTTTATCAACGAGAAGATTTACAACCGGGAGATAGAATTCAAGGAACTGCAATTATTGTGGAAAAAATTAGCACAATTGTAGTTGAACCGAACTGGGAAGCAAGGTTAACAGAACTCAATCATCTAGTTTTGCAGCGTCAAAATTAA
- a CDS encoding ParA family protein, protein MSKKTFSKLFTWLDIRRVVSRHTNYGSKLPDGVVRIRCFSDALEIGLNYEKKSLENAKTSLQEWFGDWYQEEQSLIQLDLGDATLPVEFIPGEENDITDVSVRPFWEEIAYIDGDSETEDISTTLIKLPKPYNDKPNLIAFYSFKGGVGRTLNLAAHLFALLDRAKELDKSISVLVIDADLEAPGLTYWNRSEKQQPTVSFIDFLESYHYSPIDIEQTLSIFAKEVKKSPKQEGKSIIYFLPACLNDNELLDTPILPEQLVSSPDGTWECGNAIHRLGKAIGVDYVFIDLRAGLSEISSPIIFDPRFQRFLVTTITEQSVTGTSLVLKQIGQVAPSKASIDDAQYYDPSLIISMLTPELKSLPAFEDASVRFQSAYVQPEEDNIYSTRLDTQNTYFAQELLYINNWDEARSKLNPTSVMEIARSWVQNQFGVTINQDVKSEPKEAQDKLIAVRRLRDVCERYIYAEEGQGEDLLVTEPLKNLATKFRDELPRVVSIGAKGAGKTFNYIQLSRFKYWERFLNRIDKTETISNDNIYIFPLLQSGKLGDNARHIINEARSEVRESVANSQQEFLHSESVDRIKRALTDKNWDEPQWTEFWITEIARAIGISSEDSQINSLSLINRDLKNKGLRIVILFDGLEDIFPNIAFEPKEKTALKALIEDLPNKLSEIRQSYLGIIIFLRRDFLRYTISQNLQQFENLYRSYDLSWNQNSFLRLVFWICSESEVIGAEKSIIYNLTKEELSDRLEKLWGKRLGSDNAKEAYTASWVFAALTDFNGRLQARDIIRFLHHAADITVHRLKEVQSEKWFSSRLLPPEAIRRALKPCSEKKVEEAKEEYPAFKTWVDDTLPQYTYDNRKIPFGVQQFKMEPKTVQMLEEMGVIYEDKEKDNEARFYMPEIFREGLGFSGKGARPRILVLKRKVLGKGIL, encoded by the coding sequence ATGAGTAAAAAAACATTTTCAAAACTATTCACATGGCTTGATATTCGGCGAGTTGTTAGCCGCCATACTAATTATGGCAGTAAGCTTCCGGATGGGGTAGTAAGGATTCGCTGTTTCTCTGATGCTTTAGAAATAGGACTGAATTATGAAAAGAAAAGTCTAGAAAATGCTAAAACCTCTTTACAAGAATGGTTTGGAGATTGGTATCAAGAAGAGCAATCATTAATTCAGCTTGACCTTGGTGATGCTACTTTGCCAGTAGAGTTTATTCCAGGGGAAGAGAATGATATTACTGATGTCTCTGTGCGTCCATTTTGGGAAGAAATTGCTTATATTGATGGCGATTCAGAAACAGAAGATATATCAACAACACTGATTAAACTTCCAAAACCATATAATGACAAACCAAATTTAATTGCATTTTATTCCTTCAAGGGTGGTGTAGGAAGAACATTAAATTTAGCGGCTCATTTATTCGCATTGTTAGATCGAGCTAAAGAGTTAGATAAGTCTATTAGTGTATTAGTAATTGATGCAGATTTAGAAGCTCCCGGCTTGACATACTGGAACCGTTCAGAAAAACAGCAACCCACAGTTTCCTTTATTGATTTCCTGGAATCTTACCACTATTCTCCAATTGATATTGAGCAAACACTTTCAATATTTGCTAAAGAAGTCAAAAAATCTCCGAAACAAGAAGGTAAATCAATTATATATTTTTTACCTGCCTGCCTTAATGATAATGAACTGCTAGATACACCAATTCTTCCAGAACAGTTAGTTTCAAGTCCTGATGGAACATGGGAATGTGGTAATGCAATTCATCGATTAGGTAAAGCGATTGGGGTTGACTATGTATTTATTGATTTGAGAGCAGGTTTAAGCGAGATATCTAGTCCGATAATTTTTGATCCAAGATTTCAGCGATTTTTAGTGACAACAATTACGGAACAGTCGGTCACTGGAACAAGTCTGGTTTTAAAACAAATTGGTCAAGTTGCACCATCAAAAGCAAGCATTGATGATGCACAATATTACGACCCATCTTTAATTATTAGTATGTTAACGCCAGAACTAAAATCATTGCCAGCTTTTGAAGATGCATCAGTGAGATTTCAGTCTGCTTATGTGCAACCAGAAGAAGATAATATATACTCTACAAGACTCGATACTCAAAATACTTACTTTGCTCAAGAATTACTTTATATTAATAATTGGGATGAGGCACGTTCTAAATTAAATCCAACTTCAGTGATGGAAATTGCCAGAAGTTGGGTACAAAATCAGTTTGGTGTAACGATAAATCAAGATGTGAAGTCAGAACCTAAAGAAGCGCAAGATAAGTTAATAGCAGTTCGTAGGCTTAGAGATGTTTGCGAACGCTATATATATGCCGAAGAAGGTCAAGGAGAAGATTTATTAGTAACAGAGCCTTTAAAAAACTTGGCAACTAAATTTAGAGATGAGTTACCTCGTGTAGTATCAATAGGAGCTAAAGGAGCAGGTAAAACATTTAATTATATCCAGCTGTCACGCTTCAAATATTGGGAAAGATTTTTAAATCGTATTGATAAGACTGAAACAATATCAAATGATAATATTTACATATTTCCTCTTTTGCAATCAGGTAAACTTGGCGATAATGCTAGGCATATTATCAACGAAGCGAGAAGCGAGGTAAGAGAATCCGTTGCAAATAGTCAGCAGGAATTTTTACACTCAGAGTCTGTCGATAGAATAAAAAGAGCGCTGACAGATAAAAATTGGGACGAGCCTCAATGGACAGAATTTTGGATTACTGAAATTGCTAGAGCTATAGGCATTAGTTCTGAAGATAGCCAGATTAATAGTCTTAGTCTGATTAACCGCGATTTAAAAAATAAAGGACTGCGTATTGTTATTTTATTTGATGGTCTAGAAGATATTTTCCCAAATATTGCTTTCGAGCCAAAAGAAAAAACTGCTTTAAAAGCTTTGATTGAAGATTTGCCAAATAAATTATCAGAAATTAGGCAGTCTTATCTGGGAATAATTATTTTTCTACGTCGTGATTTTCTACGTTACACTATTAGCCAAAATTTACAACAATTTGAAAATCTTTATCGTTCTTATGATTTATCTTGGAATCAAAACTCATTTTTAAGATTAGTTTTTTGGATATGTAGTGAGTCTGAAGTTATAGGGGCAGAAAAATCAATTATTTATAACTTAACGAAAGAAGAATTAAGCGATAGATTAGAAAAACTATGGGGTAAAAGGTTAGGTTCAGATAATGCTAAAGAAGCTTATACAGCTTCTTGGGTGTTTGCTGCTTTAACAGATTTCAATGGTAGACTTCAAGCAAGAGATATTATTCGTTTTCTACATCATGCAGCAGATATAACTGTACATAGATTAAAAGAGGTACAGTCGGAAAAGTGGTTTAGCAGCCGACTTTTACCCCCAGAAGCGATTCGTCGCGCACTTAAGCCATGTAGTGAAAAGAAGGTTGAAGAAGCAAAAGAGGAATATCCAGCTTTCAAAACGTGGGTTGATGATACTTTACCTCAATATACATATGATAACCGGAAAATTCCTTTTGGCGTGCAACAGTTTAAGATGGAACCGAAAACGGTACAAATGCTAGAAGAAATGGGTGTAATTTATGAAGATAAAGAGAAAGATAATGAAGCAAGATTTTATATGCCAGAAATTTTCCGTGAAGGATTAGGATTTTCCGGTAAAGGTGCTCGACCTCGGATATTAGTGTTGAAACGTAAGGTTTTAGGAAAAGGTATTTTGTAA
- a CDS encoding DUF4351 domain-containing protein: MIDHDRLFKELLSTFIVEFLELFFPKVVSYLESDTLVFLDKEVFTDVTAGEQYEADLIVKCQFREQETCFLIHIENQSYVQADFGQRMFRYFSRLYEKFGIPVYPIVVFSHDTPRTQQPNIFEIVFPDKVVLNFNYEVIQLNRLNWRDFLQQENPVASALMAKMRIAPEERPRVKSECLRLLATLRLNPAKIKMISGFVDTYLKLNAVEEDIFKAEIAKFEPVKQEEVMEIVTSWMQEGIEVGKLAGKLEGKLEGKLEGEFVIIARQLNRRIGLVTPELEARLKQLSTTQLEDLAEALFDFSSMDDLSAWLNGQQM; the protein is encoded by the coding sequence ATGATCGATCATGATAGATTGTTTAAAGAACTTTTATCGACATTTATTGTTGAATTTTTAGAGTTATTTTTCCCAAAAGTAGTAAGTTATTTAGAATCTGACACATTAGTATTTCTCGATAAAGAAGTTTTTACCGATGTTACAGCCGGAGAACAATACGAAGCTGATTTAATCGTCAAATGTCAATTTAGAGAACAGGAAACTTGTTTTCTGATTCATATCGAAAATCAGTCCTATGTCCAAGCCGATTTTGGGCAAAGAATGTTTCGTTATTTCTCCAGACTATATGAGAAATTTGGCATTCCTGTATATCCAATCGTTGTGTTTTCCCACGACACACCACGCACCCAACAACCCAATATTTTTGAAATAGTATTTCCCGATAAAGTAGTCCTCAACTTCAACTACGAAGTCATCCAATTAAATCGTCTAAATTGGCGTGACTTTCTCCAACAAGAAAATCCCGTTGCTAGTGCGTTAATGGCTAAAATGAGGATAGCACCTGAAGAACGTCCTCGCGTCAAGTCAGAATGTCTACGTCTTTTAGCGACATTGCGTCTAAATCCAGCCAAGATAAAAATGATTTCGGGATTCGTGGATACTTACCTAAAATTGAATGCTGTAGAAGAAGATATTTTCAAGGCTGAAATTGCTAAATTTGAACCAGTAAAGCAAGAGGAAGTTATGGAAATTGTGACAAGTTGGATGCAAGAAGGGATAGAAGTAGGAAAACTAGCTGGGAAATTAGAAGGGAAATTAGAAGGGAAATTAGAAGGTGAATTTGTCATAATTGCCCGCCAGCTTAACCGGAGGATTGGTTTGGTGACACCTGAATTAGAAGCAAGACTTAAACAATTATCAACTACGCAGTTAGAAGATTTGGCAGAGGCACTATTTGATTTTTCGAGTATGGATGATTTATCAGCTTGGTTGAATGGACAGCAGATGTGA
- the recG gene encoding ATP-dependent DNA helicase RecG — MTTEKPDWLRLQKALTIEAEKGFGDLMGRQYRFSEFLCLTFGKFSPEMLVQQDNTPTEPHRERWQELAANYADYPNLNLEQRQSLIAQTRRYIYQLQKIEAGEPEDKLEDSPKVSKSLLKNPKTPIVTELSRRLAPEIDQKLSELAEIGPRRAEKLARLGLCTVRDLLFYYPRDHIDYAHQVNISELKAGESVTIIATIKSCNCFTSPKNKKLSIFELQVRDNSGRIKISRFYAGARYASRGWQEGMKRQYAPGTIIAACGLVKETKYGKTIDNPEMEVLGHPGDTIESLTIGRVVPIYALTEGVIANMIREAVIAAMPATIHLKDPLPSGLRQKYNLMELKAAINNIHFPPENDSLKAARRRLVFDEFFYLQLGLLQRQKQAKQVQTSAILAPTGELLDEFYKILPFQLTGAQERVLNDILTDLQKPAPMNRLVQGDVGSGKTVVAIIAILAAIQSGYQAALMAPTEVLAEQHYRKLVSWFNLLHLPVELLTGSTKVVKRRQIHSQLSTGELPLLVGTHALIQDPVKFNRLGLVVIDEQHRFGVEQRAKLQQKGEQPHVLTMTATPIPRTLALTIHGDLDVSQIDELPPGRQAIQTTALTASQRSEAYDLMRREIVQGRQIYIVLPLVEESEKLDLRSAVEEHQKLQESVFPEFQVGLLHGRMSSAEKEEAINKFRNNETQVIVSTTVIEVGVDVPNASVMLIEHAERFGLSQLHQLRGRVGRGAAKSYCLLMSSSKSPDAQQRLKVLEQSQDGFFISEMDMRFRGPGEVLGTRQSGVADFALASLVEDEEILILARQAAEKVIEIDFSLERWFLMKAELKYRYERLMGGAILT, encoded by the coding sequence ATGACTACCGAAAAACCAGATTGGTTGCGACTGCAAAAAGCCCTCACCATCGAAGCCGAAAAAGGATTTGGCGATTTGATGGGGAGACAATACCGTTTTAGCGAATTTCTGTGTTTGACATTCGGGAAGTTTTCACCAGAGATGCTGGTTCAACAGGATAATACCCCCACAGAACCCCACCGCGAACGCTGGCAAGAATTAGCTGCCAATTATGCTGATTATCCCAACCTCAACCTCGAACAACGTCAAAGCCTCATTGCCCAAACCCGTCGCTATATTTATCAACTTCAAAAAATCGAAGCAGGAGAACCCGAAGATAAACTAGAAGACAGCCCAAAAGTGTCCAAATCTCTGCTTAAAAATCCCAAAACCCCCATAGTCACAGAACTCAGCCGCAGACTTGCCCCAGAAATCGACCAAAAACTCAGCGAATTAGCGGAAATTGGACCTCGTAGAGCCGAAAAACTCGCCCGTCTAGGATTATGTACAGTTAGGGACTTACTTTTCTACTATCCCCGCGATCACATCGACTACGCACACCAAGTCAATATTAGCGAACTTAAAGCCGGGGAAAGTGTTACAATTATTGCCACCATCAAAAGCTGTAACTGCTTTACCAGTCCTAAAAACAAAAAACTTAGCATCTTTGAACTACAAGTAAGAGACAACAGTGGCAGAATCAAAATTAGCCGCTTCTATGCCGGAGCAAGGTATGCTAGTCGCGGCTGGCAAGAGGGAATGAAACGGCAATACGCACCAGGAACCATCATTGCCGCTTGCGGACTTGTGAAAGAAACCAAATACGGCAAAACCATCGACAATCCCGAAATGGAGGTTCTCGGACATCCCGGTGACACCATCGAATCCTTAACAATTGGACGAGTTGTCCCAATCTATGCCCTAACAGAAGGTGTCATTGCTAACATGATCAGGGAGGCAGTTATCGCTGCTATGCCCGCCACCATTCACCTCAAAGATCCCTTACCTAGCGGATTACGTCAAAAATATAACTTGATGGAACTGAAAGCAGCCATCAATAATATCCACTTTCCCCCCGAAAACGATTCCCTCAAAGCTGCCCGTCGTCGCCTCGTTTTCGATGAATTTTTCTATCTCCAACTAGGCTTACTCCAGCGCCAAAAACAAGCAAAACAAGTGCAAACCAGCGCCATCCTTGCCCCCACTGGTGAACTTTTGGACGAATTTTACAAAATTCTCCCATTTCAGCTTACAGGAGCGCAGGAACGGGTGCTAAATGACATTCTCACCGACCTGCAAAAACCCGCCCCCATGAATCGCCTCGTCCAGGGGGATGTGGGTTCCGGGAAAACAGTAGTAGCCATCATTGCAATCCTTGCAGCTATCCAATCAGGGTATCAAGCGGCACTCATGGCACCCACGGAAGTGTTAGCAGAACAGCATTATCGGAAGTTAGTTAGCTGGTTTAACCTGCTGCATCTCCCCGTAGAATTACTGACAGGCTCGACAAAAGTAGTAAAAAGGCGACAAATTCACTCTCAACTATCGACAGGAGAATTACCCTTACTAGTAGGAACCCATGCATTAATTCAAGATCCGGTAAAATTCAATCGTTTAGGCTTAGTTGTCATCGATGAACAACACCGTTTTGGTGTCGAACAGCGGGCAAAGTTACAGCAAAAAGGTGAACAGCCCCACGTATTAACAATGACAGCAACTCCTATCCCCCGCACCTTAGCCTTAACAATTCATGGGGATTTAGATGTTAGTCAAATCGACGAATTACCACCAGGAAGACAAGCAATCCAAACCACCGCACTTACGGCAAGTCAGCGCAGCGAAGCATACGATTTGATGCGTCGAGAAATTGTTCAGGGGAGACAAATTTATATAGTTTTGCCATTGGTGGAAGAATCAGAAAAACTCGATTTACGTTCAGCAGTAGAAGAACATCAAAAACTCCAAGAAAGCGTTTTTCCAGAGTTTCAAGTTGGGTTATTACATGGACGCATGAGTTCAGCGGAAAAAGAAGAAGCTATCAATAAATTCCGCAATAACGAAACCCAAGTCATTGTTTCCACCACCGTTATTGAAGTTGGGGTAGATGTACCCAATGCCTCAGTTATGTTAATCGAACATGCTGAAAGATTTGGATTATCGCAACTGCATCAATTACGAGGAAGAGTTGGACGTGGTGCGGCAAAATCCTACTGTTTATTAATGAGTAGTTCTAAAAGCCCAGATGCCCAACAGCGTTTAAAAGTATTAGAACAATCACAAGATGGCTTTTTTATCTCAGAAATGGACATGCGTTTTCGTGGTCCGGGTGAAGTATTAGGCACTAGACAATCAGGTGTTGCTGACTTTGCTTTAGCTAGTTTAGTAGAAGATGAAGAAATCTTAATTTTGGCACGACAAGCGGCAGAGAAAGTGATAGAAATTGACTTTAGTTTAGAACGCTGGTTTTTGATGAAAGCAGAATTAAAATATCGCTATGAACGGTTAATGGGAGGGGCTATACTAACATGA
- a CDS encoding ABC transporter ATP-binding protein — protein sequence MVRSRRLARLGAYILPHWRDATWGIVTLFIVNGLGVYIPQLVRACVDQLSKGFSLNQVFQYVVPIFLLTSAMWLIRMASRIWLFGVGRQVEFDLKQRIFEHLLTLEPSYFDSNTTGDLISRATSDVDNIRRLLGFAVLSLANTVFAYALTLPFMLSINVELTLTAVVIYPFMFLIVHLFSDRLRNQQAAVQEKISDVSELIQEDISGIALIKIYAQEENERRAFAQKNRQLLGANLTLAKTRNTLFPLIGGLASVSSLIIIWLGTERIAAGSLSVGDFVALLIYVERLVFPTTLLGFTITAYQRGEVSIDRIDAIFAAKPKIKTESEAIDLEMSQVKGELAAKNLSYTYQGAKKAALQDLNFTISPGETVAIVGAIGSGKSTLANALPRLLNIQPGQLFLDGVDITQIKLDDLRNAIAYVPQDSFLFSTTIQNNIRYGDPLAEYEQVESAAKTAQIHAEIQNFPQKYTTIVGERGITLSGGQRQRTALARAMIVDASVLILDDALSSVDNQTATAILNNLSGGVHRKTVVFITHQLSAAAAADRIFVMDQGKIIQIGTHIELVQQQGLYRSLWSQHQVEELLH from the coding sequence ATGGTGCGATCAAGAAGACTTGCAAGACTGGGTGCTTATATACTTCCCCATTGGCGTGATGCAACCTGGGGTATAGTGACTCTATTTATTGTCAATGGGTTAGGTGTCTATATCCCACAGTTGGTTCGTGCTTGTGTGGATCAACTTTCCAAAGGGTTTAGTTTAAATCAGGTTTTTCAATATGTAGTGCCAATTTTTCTCCTGACATCAGCTATGTGGTTGATTCGGATGGCTTCACGGATTTGGCTATTTGGTGTGGGAAGACAGGTAGAATTTGACCTCAAGCAAAGGATTTTCGAGCACCTATTAACCCTAGAACCCTCCTATTTTGATAGTAATACCACAGGTGACTTAATTAGTCGAGCCACAAGCGATGTGGATAATATCCGCAGGTTGTTGGGTTTTGCGGTGTTGAGTTTGGCGAATACTGTTTTTGCCTATGCGTTGACTCTACCTTTCATGCTGAGTATTAATGTGGAGTTGACATTGACAGCAGTGGTAATATATCCATTCATGTTTTTGATTGTACATTTGTTTAGCGATCGCCTTCGCAATCAACAGGCTGCTGTACAAGAAAAAATCTCTGATGTGAGTGAATTAATCCAGGAAGATATCAGCGGTATTGCCTTGATTAAGATCTACGCCCAAGAGGAAAATGAAAGAAGAGCCTTTGCCCAGAAAAATCGCCAACTCCTGGGGGCAAACCTCACACTTGCAAAAACTCGAAATACCCTTTTCCCACTGATTGGTGGGCTTGCTAGCGTTAGCTCGTTGATTATTATTTGGCTAGGGACAGAAAGAATCGCAGCAGGTAGTTTGAGTGTTGGTGATTTTGTTGCCTTGTTAATCTATGTGGAAAGATTGGTTTTTCCAACTACGTTGTTGGGTTTTACAATTACAGCATATCAACGGGGTGAGGTGAGCATCGATCGAATTGATGCGATTTTTGCTGCGAAACCGAAAATTAAAACTGAATCTGAAGCAATTGATTTAGAAATGTCCCAAGTTAAGGGGGAATTAGCAGCCAAAAACCTCAGCTATACTTACCAAGGTGCCAAAAAAGCAGCTTTACAAGATTTGAACTTTACTATATCCCCAGGGGAAACCGTAGCAATTGTCGGAGCAATTGGTTCTGGAAAATCCACCTTAGCGAATGCATTACCCCGTTTATTGAATATTCAACCAGGACAATTATTTCTAGATGGGGTAGACATTACCCAGATAAAACTAGATGATTTGAGGAATGCGATCGCGTATGTACCCCAAGATAGTTTTCTCTTTAGTACCACCATCCAAAATAATATCCGCTACGGCGATCCTCTTGCTGAATACGAGCAAGTGGAGTCAGCCGCCAAAACTGCCCAAATTCACGCTGAAATCCAGAACTTTCCCCAAAAATATACAACCATAGTTGGAGAACGAGGTATAACTCTCTCAGGTGGACAAAGACAACGCACAGCTTTAGCAAGGGCGATGATTGTAGATGCATCGGTACTAATTTTAGATGATGCCCTCTCCAGCGTTGATAATCAAACTGCCACCGCAATTTTAAACAACCTCTCCGGTGGAGTTCACCGCAAAACAGTTGTTTTTATTACTCACCAACTTTCTGCCGCAGCTGCTGCCGACCGAATTTTTGTCATGGATCAAGGTAAAATTATCCAAATTGGTACACATATTGAACTTGTACAGCAACAAGGGTTATACAGAAGTTTGTGGAGTCAACACCAAGTCGAAGAATTATTGCACTAG